The Thalassoroseus pseudoceratinae genome has a segment encoding these proteins:
- a CDS encoding EsaB/YukD family protein, whose protein sequence is MSDITIEVWDATGNKKQQVELPASAPVNRVIAVLVEKMNLPRNSPDGQLMSYKFHHRASGRQLLDDQTLESADVRDGDILRLQPEITAGAEDANGGR, encoded by the coding sequence ATGAGTGATATCACCATCGAAGTCTGGGATGCGACCGGCAACAAAAAGCAGCAGGTGGAACTTCCCGCGAGTGCCCCGGTGAATCGGGTCATCGCGGTGCTTGTTGAGAAAATGAATCTGCCTCGGAACAGCCCCGATGGCCAATTGATGAGTTACAAATTCCACCACCGGGCCAGTGGTCGGCAGTTGCTTGACGATCAGACATTGGAATCCGCGGACGTTCGTGATGGTGATATTCTCCGCCTGCAACCCGAGATCACCGCCGGTGCGGAGGATGCCAATGGCGGACGCTGA
- a CDS encoding FHA domain-containing protein yields MPPSDPIRINDDDLFSDSVEDYLDVQDGLRRELHDTEPQPLFQRIFFSSWFYLSLASGLGAFIAWLFIVEPLIDDVETQRQFIRRLLYLKYGSQFFSKDLIHESNPFALLIFPAVTGGVGLFLGAAEGVMCRNLRRAALSGLIGLAIGFFGGAILSFPSGLIYGTMEEFSVELDEEIRKDEGITEAERAWATAEQRLFAGEDYMVVEYWLVAEMTRIKPAPKKFAFLLQMIGRSLAWAICAIAAGLGQGIATKSKKVVLNGVVGGVLGGLLGGMLFDPIDFLLAPRSGEADVSRMVGFTLIGLFVGLFVGLVEGWTKSAWLLMRQGPLAGKQFVLFRDTTTLGSSPKADVYLFKDEVIEPEHATITNRGGRFEIVDLDTPDGTYVNGQPIRKHILQTGDQISLGRTVLEFTIKEQ; encoded by the coding sequence ATGCCCCCGTCCGATCCCATTCGCATCAATGACGACGATTTGTTCTCCGATTCCGTCGAGGATTATCTCGATGTGCAAGACGGGTTGCGTCGCGAACTCCACGACACGGAACCCCAACCGCTTTTTCAACGAATCTTCTTTTCCAGTTGGTTCTACTTGTCACTTGCGAGCGGACTCGGTGCGTTTATCGCTTGGCTCTTCATTGTCGAACCATTGATCGACGACGTTGAAACTCAACGGCAATTCATCCGACGATTGCTGTACCTGAAGTACGGTTCGCAGTTTTTCAGCAAGGATTTGATTCACGAGTCCAACCCATTCGCGTTGTTGATCTTCCCCGCAGTAACGGGGGGCGTGGGGTTGTTTCTCGGGGCGGCTGAAGGGGTGATGTGCCGCAATCTTCGTCGGGCGGCCTTGTCCGGATTGATTGGCTTGGCGATCGGTTTCTTCGGCGGCGCGATTCTGAGTTTTCCTTCGGGATTGATCTACGGCACGATGGAAGAGTTCTCGGTTGAATTAGACGAAGAGATTCGCAAAGACGAGGGCATCACCGAAGCCGAACGAGCATGGGCGACCGCTGAGCAACGGTTGTTCGCCGGTGAAGATTACATGGTCGTCGAGTATTGGCTCGTCGCGGAGATGACGCGGATCAAGCCGGCCCCCAAGAAGTTCGCGTTCCTGCTACAAATGATTGGCCGATCGTTGGCGTGGGCGATCTGTGCGATCGCGGCGGGTTTGGGTCAGGGAATTGCGACCAAATCGAAGAAGGTTGTGTTAAACGGTGTGGTTGGCGGCGTCTTGGGCGGATTGTTGGGCGGGATGTTGTTCGATCCCATCGACTTTCTGTTGGCTCCGAGGTCGGGGGAAGCCGATGTGAGTCGGATGGTTGGGTTTACCCTGATTGGTTTGTTCGTCGGATTGTTTGTCGGATTGGTCGAAGGTTGGACCAAATCCGCCTGGCTCTTGATGCGGCAAGGACCGTTGGCAGGTAAACAATTCGTCTTGTTCCGCGATACCACCACGCTGGGCAGTTCGCCCAAAGCCGACGTGTATCTGTTTAAGGATGAGGTCATCGAACCAGAGCATGCGACGATCACGAACCGAGGCGGGCGGTTTGAAATTGTCGACCTGGATACGCCCGATGGAACCTACGTCAACGGACAACCCATCCGGAAGCATATCTTGCAAACGGGCGACCAAATTTCTCTAGGACGGACGGTTTTGGAATTCACCATCAAAGAGCAATAA
- a CDS encoding endonuclease/exonuclease/phosphatase family protein — MNSFLIWTSRVLIGGVLLLTILPLFSSGFWVVQLCDFPRVQLTLVLILPLLLLGIHFQRTSFRREHAILVGLMLLLATWQMSHLVPYTPLWDKELPDAAADAKGDVRVLVVNLKKDNTQFDAMIAMIQDYEPDLLLLIEFNEAWAKGLSPISQRYPQQVNEIRDEGLGIALWSRLPVKNGEIRHLVSDRRASIFATIELKPSKQVRFVGLHPTPPGLKDSTGNDRRNSRIRDAELVLVADEVADDPDARWIVAGDFNDVAWSATTELFKELSGLKDPRIGRELLTTYHQSYPLLRYPIDHVFFSEDTRIHRIDRVVAPGSDHFAVFTVASPVPGETPPANSKDKQKANELVEEGKTDADKRNVEPGVDDNSEPNSSTDSTR; from the coding sequence ATGAATTCTTTTCTCATCTGGACCTCGCGTGTCCTCATCGGTGGTGTGCTGCTGCTGACAATCCTGCCCCTGTTCTCCAGCGGGTTTTGGGTGGTGCAGCTCTGCGACTTTCCTCGGGTCCAACTGACGCTGGTGCTGATTCTGCCGCTTTTGCTGCTTGGCATTCACTTCCAACGCACATCATTTCGACGCGAGCATGCCATTCTCGTGGGCTTGATGCTGCTCTTGGCCACATGGCAGATGAGTCATTTGGTTCCCTACACGCCATTGTGGGACAAGGAACTCCCCGACGCGGCCGCTGATGCGAAAGGCGACGTCCGCGTGCTTGTCGTGAATCTCAAGAAGGACAACACGCAGTTTGACGCGATGATCGCAATGATTCAGGACTACGAACCCGACCTGTTGTTGTTGATTGAATTCAATGAAGCATGGGCCAAAGGACTCAGTCCAATTTCGCAGAGGTATCCACAACAAGTGAACGAGATCCGCGACGAAGGTCTCGGTATTGCGTTGTGGAGTCGGCTGCCAGTCAAGAACGGAGAAATTCGCCACTTGGTTTCCGACCGACGTGCATCAATTTTCGCCACGATCGAACTCAAGCCCAGCAAGCAGGTTCGCTTCGTGGGATTACATCCAACACCGCCTGGGTTGAAGGATTCCACGGGCAACGATCGGCGAAACAGCCGAATTCGTGACGCGGAACTTGTTCTCGTCGCGGACGAAGTTGCCGACGATCCCGATGCTCGTTGGATCGTGGCGGGAGATTTCAACGATGTGGCTTGGTCCGCGACGACGGAGCTATTCAAAGAGCTGAGCGGACTCAAGGATCCCCGAATCGGACGTGAGTTGCTCACCACATACCATCAGAGTTATCCGCTGCTGCGTTACCCGATCGACCATGTCTTTTTCTCAGAAGACACCCGCATCCATCGGATCGATCGCGTGGTCGCTCCCGGTTCCGACCATTTTGCTGTTTTCACGGTTGCCAGTCCGGTTCCCGGCGAGACGCCACCGGCAAATTCCAAAGACAAACAAAAAGCCAACGAGCTTGTCGAAGAGGGGAAGACAGACGCCGACAAACGCAATGTTGAACCCGGCGTCGATGACAACAGCGAGCCGAATTCATCTACGGACTCGACTCGCTGA
- a CDS encoding RING finger protein, translating into MASGLAADSPIIECACGAKIRLPKQRANRAFRCPRCKQGIPLSAQAKVLATKKAGPRFAGSMCPICQSEMAAEDLAVKCPACDQVHHSECWSEIGGCGTYGCGEAPELKKEDNEPEEGRAGWGDTKRCPSCRRKIKSMALRCRFCRAEFPTADPMTPDEFHNRSRTETRASALRTVTVVLFVLSLIGVLAPLLLPLCAVIFGPQRKALQAAGPLYVVLAYATVGLSFVYSLLILMFWLAP; encoded by the coding sequence ATGGCATCGGGACTGGCGGCGGATTCACCGATCATCGAATGTGCGTGTGGCGCGAAAATTCGTTTGCCCAAGCAGCGGGCGAATCGGGCATTCCGCTGCCCTCGTTGTAAACAAGGCATTCCGTTGTCCGCTCAGGCAAAAGTTTTAGCGACAAAGAAAGCCGGTCCGCGATTTGCGGGCTCGATGTGCCCGATCTGCCAATCGGAAATGGCCGCCGAGGATTTGGCAGTGAAGTGCCCGGCGTGCGATCAGGTCCATCACTCAGAGTGTTGGTCTGAGATTGGTGGGTGTGGAACGTACGGTTGTGGGGAGGCTCCGGAACTCAAAAAGGAAGACAACGAACCGGAGGAAGGTCGCGCCGGTTGGGGTGACACAAAACGTTGCCCTTCGTGTCGACGGAAAATCAAATCGATGGCGTTGCGGTGTCGATTTTGCCGGGCGGAATTTCCCACCGCCGATCCGATGACACCCGACGAATTTCACAACCGTAGTCGCACTGAGACTCGAGCATCCGCATTGCGAACCGTTACTGTGGTGTTGTTCGTTTTGAGTCTGATCGGCGTGCTCGCCCCATTGCTTCTGCCGTTGTGTGCCGTCATCTTTGGGCCGCAACGCAAAGCACTGCAAGCAGCGGGACCGTTGTACGTCGTGTTGGCTTACGCAACTGTTGGGTTGTCGTTCGTGTATTCGCTGTTGATTTTGATGTTCTGGTTGGCTCCCTAA
- a CDS encoding DUF4190 domain-containing protein: MAIEVECRNCGRILRAPDDAAGRRAKCPECSAVVLVHEDGDEFDEFFDTDFLPTEEPSGFHEDYEETPPRDRRDVRPCPVCGEYIKSRATRCRFCGESLRESRHARPGDRSEGWAIASLVLGIVSLVLFCLAPISVPLALMAVVFSVLEMVKASQEHRDRSGMAIAGLICGLIPLAFWMAILIAAMTDNARMFNF; encoded by the coding sequence ATGGCGATTGAAGTTGAATGTCGGAATTGTGGACGCATTCTGCGTGCGCCCGATGACGCTGCCGGTCGCCGTGCAAAGTGCCCGGAATGTTCCGCCGTTGTGTTGGTTCACGAAGATGGCGACGAGTTCGATGAGTTCTTCGATACTGATTTTTTGCCGACGGAAGAACCAAGCGGATTTCACGAGGACTACGAAGAAACGCCACCACGGGATCGTCGCGATGTACGCCCCTGCCCGGTCTGCGGCGAATACATCAAAAGTCGTGCAACCCGCTGCCGATTTTGCGGTGAGTCGTTGCGAGAGTCTCGGCATGCCCGTCCAGGAGATCGCAGCGAAGGTTGGGCAATTGCGTCACTGGTGTTAGGGATTGTTTCGCTCGTTTTGTTCTGTCTGGCACCGATTAGTGTTCCGCTGGCGTTGATGGCCGTTGTCTTTTCGGTGTTGGAAATGGTGAAAGCCAGTCAGGAGCATCGCGATCGCAGTGGTATGGCAATCGCCGGGCTGATTTGCGGTTTGATTCCCTTGGCCTTTTGGATGGCAATTCTGATTGCAGCGATGACGGACAACGCGCGAATGTTCAATTTCTGA
- a CDS encoding Mov34/MPN/PAD-1 family protein, with product MTDNSSPNRPDIHELTGEDLPRHEFPAGRSEPFRVHFADSAHESIWSHATENTTVEICGVLVGAIEHDDDGPFCRIAHAIRCDSATSKFAEVTFTHESWAEINRQMDADFTEFQIVGWYHTHPDFGIFLSDRDCFIHQNFFSGAGQVAHVVDPIRKTEGVFQWRNGTPEPISHFWIGDRIVADTHTESLAVGGPEQRRGSNSNSPQMASPQPAFSETPQKESLSEFWQPILVAVALFLLGFLVAEWRRPRLTAWEQQMIKAEVLRDYSIWKGMRPGLREKLEVLSRQLDEIENATRELSDDHTNALKGNDAKAVRKSWQTVLTALQKTRSATDDIANDYGLNASDTELLNRFLEAEAKLIERQKSEPTDEPKSLPTKKKPAEETSPKESSDES from the coding sequence ATGACTGACAATAGCAGCCCGAATCGACCGGACATTCACGAACTCACGGGCGAAGACCTACCACGCCACGAATTTCCCGCAGGACGATCTGAACCGTTCCGGGTGCACTTTGCCGATTCCGCTCACGAGTCGATTTGGTCACATGCAACCGAGAACACCACTGTCGAAATCTGTGGCGTACTGGTCGGGGCGATCGAACACGATGACGATGGCCCGTTTTGCCGGATTGCTCACGCCATTCGTTGCGACTCCGCGACCAGCAAGTTCGCGGAAGTCACGTTCACGCACGAATCATGGGCGGAAATCAATCGGCAGATGGACGCCGACTTCACGGAATTTCAAATCGTTGGTTGGTATCACACGCACCCAGATTTTGGGATCTTTCTGAGCGACCGGGATTGTTTCATTCATCAGAATTTCTTTTCCGGAGCCGGGCAAGTCGCCCATGTGGTCGATCCCATTCGCAAGACCGAAGGCGTGTTCCAATGGCGAAACGGGACGCCGGAACCGATTTCCCATTTCTGGATCGGTGATCGAATTGTCGCGGACACGCACACGGAAAGCCTCGCGGTTGGCGGACCGGAACAGCGTCGCGGGTCAAATTCCAATTCACCGCAAATGGCTTCTCCACAGCCCGCGTTTTCGGAAACTCCTCAGAAGGAGAGTCTGTCCGAGTTTTGGCAACCGATCTTGGTTGCGGTGGCGTTGTTTCTCTTGGGGTTTCTCGTCGCAGAGTGGCGGCGTCCGCGTTTGACCGCTTGGGAGCAGCAAATGATCAAGGCGGAAGTGCTGCGAGATTATTCGATTTGGAAGGGAATGCGTCCGGGGTTGCGGGAGAAGTTGGAGGTCTTGAGTCGGCAACTCGACGAGATCGAGAACGCTACACGTGAACTGTCCGACGATCACACCAACGCCCTCAAAGGAAACGATGCGAAAGCCGTTCGGAAGTCGTGGCAGACCGTGCTGACCGCATTGCAGAAAACGCGAAGTGCGACCGACGACATCGCCAACGACTATGGACTGAATGCCTCCGATACCGAACTTCTCAACCGTTTCCTCGAAGCGGAGGCGAAGTTGATCGAACGCCAAAAAAGCGAACCGACAGACGAGCCCAAAAGTCTGCCTACGAAGAAGAAACCAGCTGAAGAAACTTCACCGAAAGAATCGTCCGACGAGTCCTAA
- a CDS encoding zinc ribbon domain-containing protein, which yields MPIEAQCGSCGRLLRAPDSAAGRRAKCPACGEAVRIPQPEEPYEDEVYDAEEISGFDSEFSGSTSSRGAREYEADDEEDYEETFSAYTTDEHAEVEGDRRRRVPCPVCGEQILARAKKCRYCGEVLDNSYFVGVDSRATRTKLERFRKEIHGLGGFWIVIGSLGLLAAIVLGNAPRNNQFDPDILVVLVPLTLFWIAVGVCMCLKQMWAVYTGLVMSYLSLIGNIFLSFNICAIAILVAAVVQGHRVIKWASELKALGVPINTKLD from the coding sequence GTGCCAATTGAAGCTCAGTGTGGTTCGTGCGGCCGCTTGCTGCGAGCACCGGATTCGGCGGCGGGGCGGCGGGCGAAGTGTCCCGCATGCGGCGAAGCCGTTCGGATCCCTCAGCCCGAAGAACCTTACGAAGACGAAGTTTACGATGCTGAGGAAATCTCGGGATTCGACTCTGAATTCAGCGGATCAACGAGTAGCCGTGGAGCACGCGAGTACGAAGCAGACGATGAGGAAGATTACGAGGAGACCTTCAGTGCCTACACCACCGACGAGCATGCCGAAGTCGAGGGGGATCGCCGCCGCCGAGTGCCGTGCCCCGTATGCGGAGAGCAAATTCTTGCGCGTGCGAAGAAATGTCGGTACTGTGGTGAGGTGCTGGACAACTCCTATTTCGTTGGCGTCGATTCCCGCGCGACTCGTACCAAGCTAGAACGGTTTCGCAAGGAGATCCATGGTCTCGGTGGGTTTTGGATTGTCATCGGTTCACTCGGACTCTTAGCGGCGATCGTGCTCGGCAACGCGCCTCGGAATAACCAGTTCGATCCCGATATACTTGTGGTTCTAGTTCCACTGACATTGTTCTGGATTGCGGTTGGTGTTTGCATGTGTCTCAAACAGATGTGGGCCGTCTATACTGGATTGGTCATGAGTTATTTGAGTTTGATCGGCAATATCTTTCTGAGCTTCAATATCTGTGCCATTGCGATACTCGTCGCCGCTGTTGTTCAAGGGCATCGCGTGATCAAGTGGGCGAGTGAACTGAAAGCGTTGGGTGTGCCGATCAATACGAAATTGGATTGA
- a CDS encoding HesA/MoeB/ThiF family protein: protein MADAEPLRLNEQLEEPSDGRFSRFELISWWDQERLANAKVVVIGAGALGNEIVKNLALLGVGRVFLADLDTVENSNLSRSVLFRESDCGRAKVDVASERGKEIYPEMRVRPFRGNVVYELGLGIFRWADVIIGGLDNREARVAINSAAARTEKVWIDGAIERLDGVARVFDPACGPCYECTMSETDWKMLEARRSCALLTREQMAAGKVPTTPTTASIIAGMQVQEAVKFLHGMETISGQGFVFDGTYHQSYLVTYTQKDDCPAHDPFDPIALWDRKVDELTVGELLDRVRHDFDDSDAVIELNHDLLSGLHCPRCNAVEPRFTSLARVTESDGVCPACGEHRVPQTYHSIGKQLGNDELLGEKTLTEIGVPPWDIVGGRVGLQQRYYELIGDRTAVLGELHD from the coding sequence ATGGCGGACGCTGAACCACTGCGGCTAAACGAGCAGTTGGAAGAACCCTCCGACGGGCGTTTTTCGCGATTTGAATTGATCAGCTGGTGGGATCAAGAACGGCTCGCGAATGCGAAGGTTGTCGTCATCGGTGCGGGAGCGCTCGGCAACGAGATCGTCAAGAATCTGGCGTTGCTTGGCGTCGGGCGAGTGTTCCTAGCGGATCTCGATACCGTCGAGAATTCCAATCTATCTCGATCCGTATTGTTTCGTGAGTCCGATTGTGGGCGGGCGAAAGTCGATGTCGCATCGGAACGCGGGAAAGAAATTTATCCCGAAATGCGGGTGCGGCCGTTTCGGGGAAATGTCGTCTATGAATTGGGGTTGGGAATCTTTCGATGGGCGGATGTGATTATCGGTGGGTTGGATAATCGCGAAGCCCGTGTGGCGATCAACTCCGCCGCTGCTCGCACCGAAAAAGTATGGATTGACGGAGCGATTGAACGGCTCGACGGTGTGGCTCGCGTGTTCGACCCCGCTTGCGGACCGTGTTATGAATGCACCATGAGCGAAACCGATTGGAAGATGCTCGAAGCTCGGCGGAGTTGTGCCCTGCTCACCCGCGAACAAATGGCGGCGGGAAAAGTGCCGACCACCCCCACGACGGCCTCCATCATAGCCGGGATGCAGGTGCAAGAAGCCGTCAAATTCTTGCACGGAATGGAGACGATTTCCGGTCAAGGTTTTGTATTCGACGGCACCTATCATCAGAGTTATCTCGTCACGTACACGCAAAAAGATGACTGCCCCGCGCATGATCCGTTCGACCCCATCGCACTGTGGGATCGCAAGGTCGATGAGTTGACGGTTGGTGAATTGCTCGACCGCGTGCGTCATGACTTCGACGATTCGGATGCTGTGATCGAGTTGAATCATGATCTGCTTTCGGGACTTCATTGCCCGCGTTGCAATGCCGTGGAACCGCGGTTCACATCGTTGGCTCGTGTCACCGAGTCAGATGGTGTTTGCCCGGCGTGTGGAGAGCATCGTGTCCCGCAAACTTATCACAGCATCGGAAAGCAACTTGGGAACGACGAGCTGCTCGGTGAGAAAACACTGACGGAGATCGGTGTGCCGCCGTGGGACATCGTGGGTGGTCGTGTGGGACTTCAACAGCGTTATTACGAGTTGATCGGTGATCGCACCGCCGTTCTCGGGGAACTTCATGACTGA
- a CDS encoding ubiquitin-conjugating enzyme E2, with translation MSTVRLRRLQADFDKLADYLVRHPRLRLVEANGDPPEQYRIEYRIRSLRQAADDEIEPMTKHQVEISLPRNYPRTAPQCRMLTPVFHPNIAPHAICVGDHWSAGEPLWSIVARIGEMLAYQSYNVKSPLNGDAARWATEHADELPLDRVSLLLDEDDTPETPQVKATSRPASSQAVVSQTPPPAEADPILVICPKCKAKYRLPPKLAGKRARCKQCQGVIEIPG, from the coding sequence ATGAGTACTGTTCGACTACGGCGACTTCAGGCCGACTTCGATAAGCTCGCGGATTATCTCGTGCGTCATCCACGCTTGCGTCTCGTGGAAGCGAATGGTGATCCGCCGGAACAGTATCGAATCGAGTATCGTATTCGAAGTCTTCGTCAGGCGGCCGATGACGAAATCGAACCGATGACGAAACATCAAGTCGAGATCAGTCTGCCTCGGAACTATCCGCGGACAGCTCCGCAATGCCGAATGTTGACGCCGGTGTTTCATCCAAACATCGCACCGCATGCGATTTGTGTGGGCGACCATTGGAGTGCGGGCGAGCCGTTGTGGTCGATCGTCGCGCGAATCGGCGAAATGCTCGCGTACCAAAGTTACAACGTGAAAAGCCCGCTCAATGGCGATGCGGCTCGCTGGGCCACGGAGCATGCCGACGAGTTGCCACTCGATCGCGTGAGCTTGTTACTCGATGAAGACGATACCCCCGAGACGCCTCAGGTGAAGGCAACATCACGTCCGGCATCTTCGCAAGCCGTTGTGTCGCAAACACCACCGCCTGCGGAAGCCGATCCGATCTTGGTCATCTGTCCGAAATGCAAAGCCAAGTACCGTTTGCCGCCGAAACTCGCTGGTAAACGGGCTCGGTGCAAGCAATGTCAGGGCGTGATCGAAATTCCCGGTTGA